In a genomic window of Agarivorans albus:
- a CDS encoding efflux RND transporter periplasmic adaptor subunit, whose amino-acid sequence MQFKQKLLSGLLASLLMGCGSDKAVEESSQVVDVFKLPETSNSVDRNFNGIARAHDLVDLSFRVDGEIKTIPVKKGQPVKKGDLLAELDKRDYQIVVDDRQARLTLTKQQFERAKALLEQKLLSQSEYDKMRAEYLVASADYKKAKLMLDYTELKAPFDGVVGDVFADSFVNVQPGSAVLSMHKVDYVEVDVELPDMIISVAKLGKRRISEIDIAVGFEAFPEKEFKGLPYELNLEKNSASRSYIATMLVPYDPNYAVLEGMQAKVSIDLADMTYTYNRDHLVPLAAVIMPDGSTISQQRPVVWRYKDDQTVEMQEVVIGTIAGDMIEIKQGLEDGDTIVSLGANRLVEGQKVVLKKDNQ is encoded by the coding sequence ATGCAGTTTAAACAAAAACTTTTAAGTGGTTTATTGGCCTCGTTGTTAATGGGTTGTGGTTCAGACAAAGCAGTAGAAGAATCTTCGCAAGTTGTCGATGTATTCAAACTACCAGAGACCTCAAACTCGGTAGACCGAAACTTTAATGGCATTGCTCGCGCGCACGACTTAGTCGATTTATCTTTTCGTGTAGACGGGGAAATTAAAACCATTCCAGTTAAAAAAGGACAGCCTGTCAAAAAAGGTGACTTACTCGCAGAGTTAGACAAACGCGACTATCAAATTGTGGTTGACGACCGCCAAGCTAGATTAACGCTAACTAAACAACAATTTGAACGCGCAAAAGCCTTACTTGAGCAAAAGCTGTTATCACAAAGCGAATACGACAAAATGCGCGCCGAATACTTGGTTGCCTCAGCAGATTATAAAAAAGCTAAATTGATGCTCGATTACACCGAGCTAAAAGCGCCGTTTGATGGCGTTGTTGGTGATGTGTTTGCTGATTCTTTTGTGAATGTTCAGCCTGGTTCAGCGGTACTCAGTATGCATAAAGTTGATTACGTTGAGGTGGATGTAGAACTACCGGATATGATTATTTCCGTAGCAAAACTTGGTAAAAGGCGAATTTCTGAAATAGATATAGCCGTAGGGTTTGAAGCATTTCCCGAGAAAGAGTTTAAAGGCTTACCTTACGAATTGAACCTTGAGAAAAATAGCGCGAGTAGAAGTTACATAGCCACCATGTTGGTTCCTTATGATCCCAATTACGCTGTGCTAGAAGGTATGCAAGCTAAGGTCTCTATCGATTTAGCAGATATGACCTATACCTATAATCGCGATCACTTGGTTCCTTTGGCGGCAGTGATAATGCCAGATGGTTCTACGATTAGTCAGCAACGGCCTGTAGTGTGGCGTTATAAAGACGATCAAACTGTAGAAATGCAGGAGGTCGTTATCGGCACCATAGCAGGCGATATGATAGAGATTAAACAAGGCTTAGAAGATGGCGATACCATTGTTTCTTTAGGTGCAAATCGTTTAGTAGAAGGTCAAAAAGTAGTGTTAAAGAAGGATAACCAATGA